CTATGGAAGTTGCATTTTCATCTATGTTAACCCTTCAGCAAAGGAATTAGTGGCTAGTAACAAGGGTGTGGTAGTCCTCATTACATCCATTGCTCCTATGCTGAACCCCTTCATTTACACCTTGAGAAACAAGCAAGTAAAACAAGCTCTCAAAGACTCAATCAAGAAAATTGCATTATTCTCAAAGAAGTAATGGAATTTGCTAATGTAGAGAAATCATGTTTTCATAAAAAGTATACTCCTTTAGAGTTTTAAGTCATACCTCTCTTGGCAAGGAAACTATTTTAGGaagctcttttaaaaagaaactataatacatttctaagaaacaaaagacagaccTCACATCTTAACAAGACCTTACAAAACTgcaaacaaaataagacaaaataagcaCAACCAACAAGTTCATTGCATATTTTGGATAGAGTACTTGTGCTTATTGTCTTTTCCAGTTCTAGCTTTCAAGAGTATTTTTGATGCCAGACACCATTTCAGCCCTGGAGATTGAATAGAAACCTGAAAATTTCTTGCCCCTAATGCCTTACATTTTAGAAGGGATATGTGACTAGTGCATTAAATAAACTATTCACATCACTGTCAACCTAAAATTGACAGGAGGCAATAGTCAAGCCAAAGGGTGTATTTGGGATCAAAAATTTGCAATTCAAGTACACAGATTTGGGCAGCAAACCAAGTAATATCCCGCTAGGCAGCAAAAGTCAGGGGGTTTTAAAACCAAAAAGGGAAGGCTTGTAAAAATTGTCTTCAAACATTTTgatttgggcgcctgggtggcgcagtcggttaagcgtccaacttcagccaggtcacgatctcgcggtccgggagttcgagccccgcgtcgggctctgggctgatgatggctcagagcctggagcctgtttccgattctgtgtctccctctctctctgcccctcccccgttcatgctctgtctctctctgtcccaaaaataaataaacgtcgaaaaaaaaattaaaaaaaaaaaattgattggtGTTGGCAGCAGAAAATTAATCTTGGCTAAACATAACTGATTGCTAAGGCCATCACTAAGTAAATTTCTATTACTATAGCAAGTTATAAATGTTCTTGCAGAGTCCTTGAAGTATTTAGGGTTTGGCCCTGTTCAGAAGTTCCTGGTTCTACCTGGTGAGGATATGCACATAGCCCACCTGCTTAATGGCCTTTcagattcattttaaaatgccttAACATAAAttactccattttatttcacCTGTCACaattacaaacaacaacaatatcTTTAGgcgaaaaaaaaaaggaagctatgaCAAATGTTTGTATCTTAATGCAGAAGCTGAATTATAACATGTAGGCTCCTACAATTTTGAATCCTGAATGCAACCACAGACTAACAGGTTAATTTGAACTAAAAGTGCTAACAGTTCTTAAAATACAAGTAAATTTGTAGGGAAAATGGTTATATATCCGcctctgtatttgtttctatacctttatctataaatatatacgtTGGATCTTGAGATACTAAAATGATTAGGAAGATTGTGAAAACAGGTAAATAACATGAAATGTATCTAAACTAGGCACAGAAATGACTACAACTCAAAGGAAACCTATGAAACCAGTACCTTCATCTATATTAAACAATAAGCACGGAAACAGTGGCCATTAATCAGGGCGTGATAGTTCTCATTGCTTCCTGTATTCGGAACTACTTCCTGAACTCCTTCATTTACACCTTGAGAAACAAGcaagtataaaacaaaattataattacatttcAAGGAACTTGATTGTGATACagatcaaaaataaatttgtgttgatGACACATTGAAACAATATTTTGATATActtgattacataaaaatataccattaatttatttataatatggctactagaaaattctGAATTCAATATGTGGCTCACATCACATTTCAACTGGAATGCTTCAGATATTTAAGCAGTGCTGGTTAGTAGTGGACTCAGAATTTAAATTCTGTTAATTAGACccaaaattctgtttttcattcaaGGAAGCCTCACCAGAGAAACACTTTCAGCAAAAAggtattttcaagaaaataggtAACTATGTTCCATAAATTTCACTCACAGTTTTTACAAATTAAGGTTAATAGCCtatctgaaattgtttttttcaatggTTTGAGATaggaaactattcttttttttccataagaatattaaataacaattatttcttgaaaaaattgCCCTTTTCTCCTTGCATTCAGTGACAATTTTGTCATAATCAATCGTTATGTGAGTGAATCTTTTTCAGGTTTCATCATTTTTAACTCCATTGATATGCTTATCTCTGAATCAATAATATAATCATCTGTGTGTAGTAGCTCTATAATAAGTTTTCATATTGAGTAGTGTAATTCAAACTGTCTTCTACTTCCTCAAGTTTACCTTGCTCTTATCAACCCTTTGTTTCTCATAAAACTTTACAAACCTTGGCAAtttctacaattaaaaaattctcttcagtgattttaagattgctttgaaCCGGTAGGtcaatttgggggaaattaaTATCTTTATAACATTGAGAATTCTAATCCATTAAAATATGGTACAGGCCAGTCCCAATTGTATATTTAATTACTTTCAAAAATACTTCGGTTTTAAGTGTATAGAGGCTTTACACATCATTGACAGAAATATTATTGGCATTtctggggtgcttggatggctcagtcagttgagcatctgacttcagctcaggtcatgatccaacaGTTcctggggtcaagccccacatggggctcacactaACAGTGTGgtgcctcttgggattctctgtctctcctctctccctgcccttccccactcatgttttctccctctctcaaaaataaatttacttaaaaaaaataaccaaaggctaaattttttaaaaaggaaatattactggtattttgatagattCATTCCTCAGCATTTGATAATATGTGGttattttacatgaattttttaaatttttattttctaattgttgctAGTATTAGAGATAACTATTgtttttgaatattgatttttGTCTAGCAACCTTCACAAATTTACCTGTAAGGTCTTTTGAATATGTCAACACATAATCAAATCATATGCAAATAATGaccagttatttttctttactttattgCCTGTCTAGACTCCTTAATACAATGATAAATAGCAATAGAGTGAGTGGACATCCTGTCATATTCACCAACTAAACAGAAAAGttttcaatattcaaaataatacatgtaggaataaatttaagcaaggaggtgaaagatctgtactctgaaaactataaaacactgatggaagaaagtgaagatgacacaagtaaatgaaaaactatatcatgctcatagattggaaaaattaatcttGTTAAAAGgtccatactactcaaaacaatctacagattagATGTAATCCCCATTAAAATACCAATGGCATGTTTCAGAACTAGAaccaagaatcctaaaatttgtatggaaccacaaaagcccccaagtagccaaagcaatcttgacaaaaaaaaaggaagaaagaacaaagctggaggtatcaaatgccctgatttcaaactatattacaaagttctaataatcaaaataaagtggtactggcatgaaaacagacacaaagatcaatggaatacaatagaaagcccagaaataaacccacacacatgGTTAATCGATCTATGacaaagaggcaaaaatatactagggaaaagatagtcttcattaaatggtgttgggaaaactagagagcatgtgccaaaaaaagaaaaagaaaaagaaaaaagaaacttgaccactatcttacaccaattccaaaactaaatgcaaaatggatttaagacttaaatgtaagacgtAAAATCATGCAACTCCTAGAGGAAAACTCCTGATATTGGTCTCAGCAACATTTCTGGGGGGGAGACCAGTCTTCTCAGGCAATAGcaacaaaaactgaaataaacaaatgggattacatcaaactaaaaagcttctgcatggtgagggaaaccatcaacaaaacaaaaaggcaacctactgaatgggagaaaatatttgcaaaccatacatctgataagggggtaatatctaaaatatataaaaaacttacacaacttaatatcaaaaaaaataaCCCTGTCAAAAAATAGACAGacaacttgaatagacatttttccaaagacatacagatggccaaagaCACATGCTCAACTTCaccaattatcagggaaatgcaaaccaaaaccacatgaGATTATTACTTCATACCACTCAGGTTGCCTatcattatcaaaaagacaaaaagtaacaacTGTttgtgagaatgtagagaaaagggaattcttgtacactgttggtggaaatgtaaattggtccggctgctttggaaaacagtatgcaggttcctcaaaatattaaaaatacaactaccacaGATTCAGCAATTTTCCTTCTggttatttatctgaagaaaacaaaaacaccaatttaaagaaacaaatgctgcacccctatgtttactgcagcattatttgcaacagccaagacatggaagcaagcTAAGTGTTcatatatacaattattatatacacatattcacttaatatatattatatattataaataatatctataatggaatattagccagccatgaaaaagaatgaaatcttgccatttgtgacaacatagatggacctagagggtattataaaacaggaaataagacagaggaagacaaatactgtatgatttcacttatatgtgaaatctaaaaaacaaaataaatgggggtgcctgggtggctcgatcagttaagcatccaactcttgttttggcttgggtcatgatcttgcagagaggggatcaagccctacattgggctcctcactgaacatggagccttcttgggattctctttctctctctccctctgcccctctcccccactcacgtgctctttctgtctgtaaaataaaaataataaataaataaaaaacaaaataaatgaacaaaaaaccaaaagagaCTAACAGATATAGGAAACTATTGTTTACTATAGGGGTGGGGAGTTGGGTGacaggtgaaatgggtgaaggaaattaagaggtacaaatttccagtaataaaataagccatgggaatgtaatgtacagcatagggaatatagccagtaatattgtaataaatttATATGGTAGCTAGACTTATCATGGGTATCATTTTATATGTGTAagaatattgaatcactatgataTATATCTGAAAATAACAGGATATTGTaagtcaattatacttcaataaaaaaataaataacgtgtTTTCTAGATCCCCTTCATCAAACAAACTTTGTTTCCGTTCCTACTTTGCTGAAAATACTTAATAACGAATGAGAACTGcagtttatcaaatatttttcctgtattGAGATgaccttatttttcccttttattccacTAATGTGgtagattatatttattttcaatggtTAAACCAACCTAAAATTTCTGTAACAAACCTCACATTATGGTTATATGTATCCTTTTCTGTATAATACTCTATTTAActtgataatttatatttaaggatttttatgactattatgaaataaaatcaacCTGTAATTTAACTTCTTGCAAAATCCCTTCCAATTTTGGCATGAAAGTTATAATGCCCCCATAACCAAGTTGAGCATTATCCTTCCTCTTACTTTTCTCTGAATTGGTTTATAGAAAATtagtataattttttctttaattttttggaataatttactactgaagccatttggccctgaATTTTCTTTGTGAGAATATTACTAATTATGGATTCAATAATTTTGCCTTATAttggaatatttatatttttttcctgtctcatgttttcagttgttttaacAGAAATTAATAGGTTTATTTTATGTAAACTATTTTATTGGCCTAATGTTCTTTATGGTGTacttaattattcttttaataatcGTTACATCTTATTGATGTTCCTGTTTTTCACTGTCACTTTggataatttccatttttttctctttcccttcttgaCTATACCTACAAgaagtttatcttttttaaaaaaaaccattttgtaGTTGtgtttgtattatatttattctcTATATAACTGATCTAAACTATTATTATGTTtcccttctgtttattttgtcttagtttgttcttcttggAGTCTCAAAATGAATGCTTAGGTCACTggtttttcaatatattaaattctctaaattatatatttaaaataaaatttccctctAAACAATGCTCTTGCTATAttgcacaaatttttttttaattttttttaacgtttattcatttttgagagagacagagtataagtagtgggggggggggggtggggagagagagaggaagacacagaatccaaagcaggctccaggctctgagctgtcagcacagagccccttgcagggctcaaacccacaaaccgcgagatcatgacctgagctgaagttggccgcctaaccaactgagccacccaggcgccccatattgcataaattttgatatgtcaTATATTATTGTAAGATGAAAGAAAACTTACCATTACAATCCACATCTCAAGAAATTACTAGAGCATATactataagttttttttttttttaagtgcacaggATTAATGCAAGGAAATACTATGCAAAATGAAAAGCAGTAGTGAATGAGCAAACCAGGTGTGTATTGTGATAATAAAGTATAcgtatcttggggcacctgggtggctcaacttgttaagtgtccaactcgattttggctcaagtcatgatctcacagttcgtgaactCAAGCCCCGCCTCCAGTTCAGCAATGAGCAtctagcctgcttgagattctctctctccctttctctctgcccctcccccactgacacatgtgctctccttctccctttcagaataaactttttaaaaaagtattttgatgTAAAAACTATATATGATGACATGAACAATTAAgtttattgtgaaaataaaatatatctttacatgaattaaaagaaaactatcttTACATGAATCTACGTACGATCACATCTAAAGAAGTGCCGAAACGTGAAGAtggaaatagtatttttattttttgaatattcatatatatatatatatatagttccttaaaatactaaaaagaattaattgttttgtgttttctaatattttcctgttttatcctttttaatgATTGAGAAAATTTGATTAATGGGATAGAGTTGTGATCTTCATCTTCTATACATTTTAGGGAAGAAATTCAGGAAAAGAAGCCTGCTTCTTGACTATCTGGTTTTTTACTGTTGTTATGTTGACCTTTGCCTGTTGCTATTGTTGTCTTTGTATCTCTGAGGACACTGCCCTCACTGCTGCATCTTTTAGGATTTTTGCCCAAATTCATTACAAAGGCTAATTAGTGATGTTTGATCGTGGGTCACCAAGGACTCAGTTGTGTACTACTTAGTTTGAAGTTTAGCAAAtaaatcaaatacaaattttaatactGTAAAAGCCTCTTATCCTTTCCAGAGAAGTCATAATAACAATGACTTCAAAGCAAGTGGGGGGAATATCTTAACATTTTACTCTCAACCAAGAGAGAGCTAGACAATATTTCCTAGGCATAAAGGGGACCAAAATTCTTAGTCTGAAAATCTTCTCAGtgtgttgaaaatgaaaaaaccCAAGGAGTTCTAAGCCTTCCCAAAGCATCAGAGTAAGTAGAGTCATAAGCTGAGAACCAAGTAAATTCCACAGAAACCTTTTCTAATAGATCCTCTTCATCAAAGTAGCCTTTAGGACTCATTGTTAAGTAACAAACTGAAGCTATTATTAACTCTCAGAGGGTAAGTAAAATGGCCATTTAATTTACTTTCATCTTTGATAAATCTGCATGTCACTTTTCTGAGAAGCAAATGACGTGGTTTACCAAAATCAGATGTAATATTTGAATTATTATATAAAGACCCACAGATCTTtctgacatatatttttaatgctgctTTTTGtagtttacataaaaatatgcGGTGAAGTTATCTCTGCCACACACTCATTTTGCTCTTTAAAGAGAAACTGTATGTCTACATTAAAATCACTGATATGACAATTTATATAATAATACTGACAAAGTTAGTTATCCTAGCACTTTTTTGAAGTACAAAAGTCTTTGAAAGATGAAAACTACTTTCTTAAACCTTGACTCTTAAAAACAGCATTAAGgaatggaataaatgaaaaaatattttggaacaagAGCTACCACCTGGAGGGTGCAAGGAAGAGAATTTTACCATGTAAAGCTTTAGGAGACACTGGTGTGAGAAATAATGGATTAAGGACATTAGGAAGGCTAAAAAGAGtatcttttcacttatttattgtaGTTATTATAGTGTGTCCCTTCAGTTCCTAGGAATATCaaatctcttcaaaaaaaaaaagtcaatgtcatCTCTTCTTTCCAATGACAGGGACAGTAAACCTTGGGGTTTAATTGTGGAAAGTGGACATACAGTGAGGATGATTCTGCCCGAATCTCTggagaaagtaaatattttatggaaCAAATGACAGTCAATCACAACACAAGTTGATTGATTTTTACCAGGATATTGAAAAGCATATtgctttctattcatttttataagaaatactcAAATCTTGGAGATACCAGCTCAAaactaatatatatgtgtgtgtgtgtgtgtgtgtgtgtgtgtgtgtgtgtgtgtgtgtgtgtaaaacaatatgtgtatatatatatatgtaaaacaaagtTTGATAGCTGAGGAAAAACTATAGAACTATGAAGCCAATGCAAACAGAGTTTTTAAACTccagtttaaaaatatgaaaatatgcacTAAAGAGACATAAATGGAAAATTTAGGGGGAGAAATCTTTatctgcagaagaatgaaagtctTAAATGGAAGCTGAAGGGGTGAATATTTCATGGTGTAAACTGTATGAATTAAGACCCAATGGCACCAcagcttttataaaataaaagcatcaataatcttgaaaaaaaagcGTTTGATGCAATGTAGTAATTTTAGCATGGATATAATTAAACAGTCACAGAGTGAGTTgaaggaaactaatacaaagtTTATAGATGATACCTTGGTAAAAAAGCTGCTTTTCACAAACATTTTAACCTTTGTAGAAAACAAAGAGATACATAAGAGTgttggaaatttatttaaaatttgtggtGCATTCATAAAGCTATTGAAATATAGGtaaatttttgaaataacttacaaaaatgaagaggtatttaaaattttgagttacacaaataaaatagattgaaattaaatagaattaaattaagTGCATTTATAtcatagaaatgtaaaaatatttataatatattttaatataaaaagtttgTGAAAATTATTCAAATATGTAAATTCCTTGACCTCCAGTTTCAATATCTTATTGACAGATTCttcaagaaagcaaaacagataCCAAGAAAAATACAACTATTTATCTGTTTGACAGCTAAAGCAAGGAAGAGATGTCAGTTAATAGTTTGGCCAGCATGGAAGGTAATAACATAAACAAAGAGGTGACAGTTTCATGGTATGCATGacttcattcataaaaaaaaaaaaaaaactgttctaattcaaaaaaaaaatcctcaatgtTAAATACTAGGACATATAAAATTTACAAGATGAAACCCAAATATGACAGAAGATAGCTTTGAATATGTAGTCAAATGAtaagatatatgtatttatacaacaATGTCTCACCATTGACTATAAATCTAGGATTGTTAGTTTTGATAGCTATCCCattaaaaagacaacaatccCAGGccagggtacctgagtggctcagtgggttaagcatccaacttcagcccagggcatgatcttgtggttggtgagtttgactccagcatcaggctctgtgctgacagctcagagcctggagcctgcttcagattccatgtctccctttctctctgcccctccccaactcacactctgtcgctctcaaaaataaacaaacattttaaaaatctggaaaaaaagacaacagtCCCTGACTTCAACAAACTTACTTTCTCACCATAAGTGCTAAGATGGAAGTAACAATTATGTGTTATGGGAGCACAAATAAGGGTCAATTAACACAGAGTTTAGAAAACTTCTCAGTAGAAGTGAGGCTGCAAGTGACAATCACAAATAAGTAGTTGAACCTGGGTAGTTTTAGAGGCTGGGAAGTAAAGACAAAGTGTAGAAGGAGAAAGGTGGGGAGCGGAGGGTAGATAGATAATCAACGTAAAGTGCTTATCACAAGACCTATCACATAGTAAATTCTCAGTAAATATAATCTATTCTTCTTACGACAAGGAATGCAGAGAAAGATGAGTTACACAGAGCATAATCCCACTTAGGATTTTGTGGCTTTGAGTTCATGTCACATGAATTATATACAGGAGtacaaaaaataatagctgataCACATAAAGCTCATACCATGCATCAgactttattataaatttattatctcttCTAATCACTTTAACTGTATATGGTAGatactctttttttgttgttatttgtttatttttgagagacagagcaagcagtggagggacagagagagagagtgaggatcccaagcagagtccacactgtcagctcagagcccaacatggggctccaacttatgaactgtgagatcatgacctgagctgaaatcaagtgttggttGCCTAaacaactgagctgcccaggcgccccatggtagATACTcttattatctcaattttataaAGAACTGAAGGCCTGAGAAGTTGGGaaaattgtccaaggtcacacagacatAGACAGGAAAGGCAGATATTGAATGATAAAGATCTTGCTACATACAGAAGGTGTGCTCTTAATCAGCATGATGCTGCCACTACAGCTAAGGAAGAGAGTAAAGACAGGTGTGTGAAGagtatatttagtatttttttttaatttttttttcaacgtttatttatttttgggacagagagagacagagcatgaacgggggaggggcagagagagggagacacagaatcggaaacaggctgcaggctctgagccatcagcccagagcctgacgcggggctcaaactcctggaccgcgagatcgtgacctggctgaagtcggacgcttaaccgactgcgccacccaggcgccgcagtattttatttttttaatatttgtttatttttgagagagcacaagcaggggaggggcagagagagggggagacacagaatcagaagcaggctccaggctctgagctgtcaacacagagcccgatgcggggctcaaactcacaaactatgagatcatgacctgatcagaagtcagacgcttaactgactgagccacccaggcaccccagtattttaaatttgattttgaacTTAGTGATAATGATAACAAGGCATTAGAGTCTTTGCCATACTTAACTAAGCagaccaaaatgttttttttttttccagctgtatATCATTGGGCCAAACGTTTCTTCACATGTAGCAAATAAATTGTGCATTAAAATACTCTCTGTATCATGTATCCAGTGGACACTGAGTGTAAATTTTATACTACCAGAGAAACATAAGAGTCAGAGGAGTGACCCAACAACGTGTAATATGCatgttaaaacacaaaacaaaacagacacatgcTTGGTTATTGTGGCAACAAGCCACAGATGGATCAGCAATGCCTGATGGAACCGCGATTGGTtgttatacatttaaattttatgagcAAATCCTCAAGAAAGACATAAAGcaaattttcaatttaaatattcaatttgaaatacagaagaaatgtcAGATATAAGAGGAAATCATAGTTTTGTTCACCTACAATATGGGTCATATCTAATTACATGAAAAAATCTATTCTTGGCTATAGGTTGAAACTGTAAAAGAAAGCCAAATGAGGTggcagaataatttttttaatgtttaagaatctatcacaaaactgacaaaaaaataaaataaaataaaataaaataaaataaaataaaataaaataaaataaaataaaacgctTGGGGAGCCAGAGTATTAGCAATATCAGTTACTAATTTATAGAAGAAACATGTTAATTAGTATGCTCTAATAGTCACTGTTTATTCCCATCTAGCTTTGATCCCACtctattcaaataaaatatctctaaatTTTACATGAAATTGAATGAAATTCAGTAGTCAATGATGAAAAATCATACAGTAACAATCTTCATCCTATTGGGCCTGACAGATGACCCTCAACTTCAAATTccaatttttatgtttctatttctcaCTTACATATTGAGTATAACTGGGAATCTGACCATCATATCCCTCACTTTAGTAGACTCTCACCTTAAAAcacccatgtactttttcctaCAGAATTTTGCCTTATTAGAAATTTCTTTTACATCTGCTTGTATCCCTAGATATTTATACAACATAGCAACAGGTGACAGGtcaattacatataatatttgtGTTATTCAAGTGTTTTTTACCGATGTTTTTGGAGTAACAGAATTTTTTCTCTTGGCTGCCATGTCttatgaccgctatgtggccatctgcaaaccccTGCAGTATGTAACCATCATGAACAACAGAGTGTGCAAGAGGCTAGTCCTCTGCTGTTGGATGGCTGGCTTGTTGATCATACTCCCACCACTTACTTTGTTCCTCAATTTGAAATTCTGTGATTCAAATgtcattgattattttttctgtgaTGCATCTCCAATCTTGAAGATTTCATGTTCAGACACATGGCTCA
The genomic region above belongs to Prionailurus bengalensis isolate Pbe53 chromosome B4, Fcat_Pben_1.1_paternal_pri, whole genome shotgun sequence and contains:
- the LOC122473635 gene encoding olfactory receptor 6C2-like, giving the protein MMKNHTVTIFILLGLTDDPQLQIPIFMFLFLTYILSITGNLTIISLTLVDSHLKTPMYFFLQNFALLEISFTSACIPRYLYNIATGDRSITYNICVIQVFFTDVFGVTEFFLLAAMSYDRYVAICKPLQYVTIMNNRVCKRLVLCCWMAGLLIILPPLTLFLNLKFCDSNVIDYFFCDASPILKISCSDTWLIEQLVIVCAVLTFILTLVCVLQSYISIIKTILQFPSTQQRKRAFSTCSSHMIVVSITYGSCIFIYVNPSAKESVTINKGVTVLMTSIAPMLNPFIYTLRNKQVRQAFSDSFQKIALVSKSKRIFKPRNKITS